CCTTTACCAGCCtctcaaatatattttcagggAATTTAAGGAAAATCGGCATTCATGACAGGAGACTCCACTAATGACCAGACCTTAGGAAAAGCCATAGCATGACACCATCTTACTAGgcagaggaaaacagattttcatCCCCAGATTCAGACTTCTAAATTTAGGAGAGCTATTCAGCAATCCAGATATGAGTACCTGCTTTCAAGTGAGCTGAATGAGTTCTGATTCTGGTTGCTACAATAACCAGCTGGATCTCCAGTGAATAGGTCAACAATTTGGTCCCCAGACTGAGGTATCAGATTGTCAAGGCGAATCCCATGTGCAGGGGAATTGGTGTACCCCAAATTTTGTGTATGTAATGCCCAGGGCTCCTCTAGACACAGCCCTTGCACTCTGAGAATGGAGATAATACTCTGCAGTGATACCATCACTTGGCCCAAAGCAAAAGGCTTCAGGACCATTTTGTCTTGGGATTATCTCCTCTCCTTGCAAGCTGGACAGTGTAAAAGTAGAACAGGTCACTCACGTGAAGACTTCTGTTCCCCAACCAGCAATTGCTGTGAAGATCCTGGGGGGCAGGTCCCGGGAGGGGTTTATGGCATAGCCAGTGttcagccccattcccaggccAATGCCCAGGACCAGAAAACCTGTGAGCAGGGGCTGAATGCCTTTCATGGCTGCATTGTTTTTCTCATCATGGATGACCTGAATGCCCAGGACCAGCATAACTGTTGCGGTGAactgcagaagcagaaaagggaGAACAGGTCAGAAGAGAGAATGGGAAAGGTGGAAGGATCCTGCTCAGCAGATGGGAAGAGACTTCTGAAAACACAAGAGATGAGAATCATGGTCTGGTTGAGGCAGGGAGGACCCAAACGTTACTCCTGCCTCACAGGtggactgaaaaaaattcttgactCATTTCTTAGCAAAAATGTGTTCACCTCATTGCCTAAGGTGCTCTAAGACTGATGCAAACTTCTCAGCAAAGTCGTCCCCCTCCACCTTTCAAGTCAGGGAAGTGGGTTATTTCAAGTACATTTTGTCTAACAGAAGCAGAGCCATACCAAACTGCTAGCAAGTCAAATCCGACCCTCCCTAGAGGGAGGGACATTTTTTATACAGCCTGTTGCATTAGCCCTTCCTGGAAATAAATGCAGATACCAGATTTTCATGTGGCAGACAATCTCTCATCAGTGACAGTACATAGATGGCATTTGTAGGTCTGCAGTGCCCAGGACATCAGGAACCATAGTTTGTAGAGAGGTGATGACTTCTGTCTCTGCTTCGGAAAATACAGCTGACTGTATTGGACTGCTTGCAGAGATGCCAGCAAAAGCAGGAATCCTGCAGCTCTTGGCAATGTACTGTCACTGTAATTTGCTTTCTTGTGCAGCAAGGACACTGCCTGATCCACAGGAGGCTGAGTGATCAGCTCCCCACCTGTAGGCTCTTCCCACTCTCACTGTCTTCACCATGCCCAGGCAAGAGTTTTGTCAGCTCAGAAACAAAATCCCAGGCTTCCTAAGATTTGCACTGAAAGTGAATCTTGACTCTTCAGTGTCTCAGAGCTTCACACACTGCTTTCCTATTTTGGGGCATCTGAATAGTGTGCTGGGAATCAGTTGTACACAGTCCCAACTGGACTATTCAAACTGTAGAGGTTCAATCCACGCTGTGCTCATGTGAAGACAGTCCCAGACTctctgtcctgggcagggacagtcaGCACAGCTGTCCAGGGGCATGGAGTGGGTGTAGCATCAAAAAGGGAAAGAACAGTTCAGGAAACTGCCCAGAACCTGTAGGAGATGGTTGCTGATACAGCTCAGCTTCTCTCTTCCCATGGCTGGTGCTGCATGCAGGGAAGGCAGCCAGAGGGCACTTCAGCCAAGCTGCAGAGCCTCCTGCAGACATTACCCTGTGGGTACCCTGTAGCAGACCTGCAGTAGCTCCTGTTACCTCCCACCTTCTCCAGGCACCCCACAGCCATTCCTACTGACCTCTGTAAAGAAGGCCCCCAGCAAGGATACATTGGGGGACGGATAAGTGGAGAAGATCAAAGCCGTGGCAGTTGGTCCTGTCACTGTGAAGTTCCCATTGGTGTAGTAGTACAGAGCATCTAGGAGAAGTGGAAGTTATGGAACTTAGCAGAGAATTCATCCCACAAGGCACATGCACAAGTCCACACAATGCAGCCAGCACAAACACCAAGGAGAAGAGAGACAATGGAAGATACGATGGAGGTCACACGCTCCTCACAGGGCATGATCTCACTGATATCTGTTACCCACAGACTTTGGCCTGCAATTTCTTCTTTGTGATTACTGGCggtccctgctccagcagcttaGGGCAATCTGGATGCACGGAAGGCCTCCAACCCTCTGCCCCTCAGAGACTTGAGACATGCTGGAGACAGCAGTTTGTGGGTTCTCTGCTTACAATTCAAAACCTCCGAGGTCTCTGTGATCCTGTTTTCCACAGACCAGCAGAGTCCCCAGAAGTTCCAACTGTACCTAATACATGATAGTTCATACAACTCAAGCACCTGCAGACCTAGAAACAAAATGCTGACACCATGCAGCTACTGCCCTTCAGTTGAGGACAGGATTTAAAAATGGGAATGCCCTGAGCAAAAGAAGCTATATTATCCAGGAACTGCATATCATTCCCAGATGTATCTGAGACCTATTTTGACCTTGAGCTGTGAAGTGTCTCACAAGCCTTGCCCTCCTCACCCAGAAATCATGCTGGGTACTgtaaaaagacatattttaacAATGTGAGTTGAATGAAATGATGTCCACAGCAACCCTTCTGATAAAAGACAAAACAGTACCATAGTAGAGGCCAAAGACGGTGGCTGCTGCCATAAAGGAGCCCAGGAACTGGCCAATCAGGTAAGCTATGAGCTGTCTCCAGTTAATGTTTCCTAAAATCCACTCCATGATGGTAATAGCAGCATTCAGGTGACCTCctgcaaaatcacagaaaaaggaAGTGGCCTCAGCCCTTATGCAACTGGTTTAGATGAGccattcctggaaacattcaaggccaggctggacacgGTTCCTGTCCAACCTGAGATCCCTTCTTTCTGCCCTCAGCAGTTCAGCTCCTTCTCAAAAGTCACTTGGAACTGCCAGAACCTACTTTCCTCAGCCTGCTTTCCCAAGGAtgtctccagcagcaccaaaaGGACAAGGAAACCAGGAGCTCACTGCTCTCATGGAAaatttttgctttccaaaacagTCTCACGCTTGGAAATCTCTCTGCTCTAACAGTTCAGGAGCAAAGAGTTGCTTTAATTTTCTGCCCATTAGAGCCCTTAATCTCATCTCTTGGTGcaaatgaacacaaaaataGCACAAGGCAAAGATAGTGTTCTGTCATGTGAGGGATGCCACCCCATGGCCCTGAAACACTCCTCCTAAGTTCAAGCAGGGCATGTGCACATTGAGTGTGGATGAGGAGAAAATTTGTATAATGTTCTTTTTTGTGACACCAGCAATAAGCTCTCCTTCCCAATGAATTATTTAGTTCCCCATGGGTGATATCAGCAGCGTGTTTTGGGAGCTCCCTGTCTGTCTCCTTGGGCCATGATGGCATATCCCACCTGCCTAACAAGTGAACTGCTGAAACCCGGCTCTGCAACAGGAGGGAAGGGCAAACCCCTGCCACTCTCCCTGTCACACTTGTCCCATCATAGCTGAGAACACAAGTTTGGGGTCAGCATACTGCAGGTGTGCTGTGCCTGCCATGTCCTTTGCTTCTGACTGTGCCATGCCACTTCGACTCCTTGGCTTGGCCTCTGACCTGCCCCTTCCCTCAGTTTGGGCTGTGTTGTTTAGGTCACAAAGCTGACCCTGATCATGGTCACCAGACCTACTCTGCTCTTCTTGCTTGAGGACCCTAGGTCTGCCTTCTTTTGGTTGAGGGCATTGCTCCATCTTGCCATGCTGTCATCTGCCCCTCCACAGcccactgctgctgtccccagtgctTGTGGCCTTTATGGGACGTGGGTATGTCCCATGCTCGAATGTCCTGCTCACCAGATATTCCTCCAGCTGCATGGATGCCCAAAGTAACGCCAATGCCAAATGCCATATTGACACTTAGATAGTGACCAGTGAGTCCTTTTCCCAATATCACTTGTGCCACAGCAGATAAACCAAAAACCTGCatagaaagaaagagagaaaggcgTGTTTAAAAGTATTGTTGTTGCTGTGGTAGACTgagcttctctgctgctttttctgaaaTAGTAATAAATTCCCAAAGACAGGAAGTTTCTGTGGTGCCCATGGCCAGAGGACACAGAATGACCTTACCCTGCAAAAACTGAAGCGATACCTGGAATATTGCACATTAGTACCCATCAAATCAGCCACTCTTGTTATGGTTTGGTATGGGAAGACAAACCCCAAAGACACACACCAAGAGCTGGGGCTCGATGAGGATCATTcacacagccacagcacagatGTCTGGGCCTGAAACCAGGGACATGAGACAGGAGCACCAACAGGGGACCACTGGAAGACAATGACCAAGATGGATGAGAGGAAAATGAGCAAATTCCTACTGGCTTTCTTTTCCTGGTGTGCAATTTATTGACTAAAATTGCAGTTTGGGCAGCATACAGCTATTTGCCAAGCTTGACTGTAATTTTGGTAACATTCCAGCCAAAGACAAGAAAGGAAATTCTGGTTTGACTTTTCCATTCAGCACAtagtctttcagtttgaaaactgCCAAAGTTTCGATATTTTTTTAGTGAGTAAAGGAGAGACAGttaaaacattaaaagtaaACACTCTCCAGCAAGAAAAGACATATTCTAGAAATTGCTCTGTCCTGAACATAAGTTCTGTCACTTTTTTAATATGGTAAGGCGTTGGaaaaatcagttctttgaatgcTCTTGCACTGAAATCTGGAGAACGACAAAGCCTCCTGTAAGGTTTCTGCCTTACAAACCACTTAGGGTTTGGAAAGTACACCCTGTTCCTTGAACTTCACCAATGTTTAAGCAGGATGACATATCTTTCAAAACCAAGAAAGTCGGTATGTTGTCCAGCATCTAGACTTGTGCTCTGACCTGTACTGTTTTAACCGCGATCTTTCTGGGTGCTCTGCTTGGACCCAAATTTTACCCCATGCATCTCATTCCTCTCAATGCTTTCAGACAACTCCCAAATCCCCTGTTCCCCAGGGATGTTCTTCTTATGTCTCTCATATACATAGaccacagcctgtgctgtgcacaGAGCTACAGCCTGCACAATGTGAGCCTTTTTCAGTCTGGTTTAGCAAAAGCCGCCAAAAGCAGTTTATCATGTCCCTCAGCATCTGCAAAGCCCTTATACAAAGTCTGCATATTCATCTCAGAATTTTCTAAAGCCAGAtccaagagaaggaaaagtgccTAAGGCACAGGTTTTGCAGGAGAGTACGCAGGggtgcagagagagggagacaaGGCAGGAGACTTGACTCTGCATGAGCAGTGCTGtcctgaaaaaaacacaagacaGACCACAGAATCTGGTTTTCAGCACAGATCCAAACCTCTGTTCTCTTCATGTATCCTCTCAGTCCCCAAATACCCTTTTTTTTGGCCTTCTTCCCTAGTCCTTGTGCTGTTTAGTCCTGCTGCCTGTCTATTAAAGTGAGAGGCCCAGAGGGTAAGTGCTATTGCCCAAATAGCAACCATCCAGGCATCCTGGAGATGCATCCAGCACATTCCCAGTTGCACTGTGGGCCAGGATGCTGCTGAAGAGTTGGGTACTTGTCATTAGCCCTTGTTGGGCATTCATGTGCAATGCATTCCTTTTACTGTACTCCCTCACATGGATCAGTGAGGGAAGAGGCAATGTGAGCTACAGGCCACAAAATCTGCCTTGGACTGTCAGAGTGCTGAGAAAACTCTACCTCATACTACTTTCCAGAGACAACCATGGCAGAACAACCTTAAATTATTCTTTATCACCTGGGAATTTCTACACCAAGTAACAGAGCGAATGGAAACCCATTTCCTTTTGGAAAATAGTTTGCTATGCTGCTTCTGAGGCTTCACAGATGTCTGTACCCTGACTTACTCTGGATGCAAAACTACCTAGGAGTGAACttgaaggagctgggggtgcaaTATGATGTGATAAAAAGCTACCATCCTCTGCACAGTCAGTTGTTGCCCCTGAAAATGAGTATCTTTACTTGTACAGACAGCTTTGTCAAAAGGTCCTTAAACTTACACAAATCTTATCTTGCTCCCGTGCAAATCTCCTAGTACAAGTTACTTGGGTTATTCCCAGCCTTTCCATACCAGCCTCTGTCCAGTCCAAAGCATCTCAGCCCAAGCTAAGTCCAGGTGTAGTAAgctggcacagacagacactggACCTTTTCAGAGGGAGGATCTCATTCTGCTGTTGGTCCAACCCAGTCTGGTCCCAGGGAGTACTTCATCCCCACCAGGGATCAATTCTGACTGCACAACCTTCCTTACCCTCTCCCCCAAATATTTCAGGATCTCAAACTCACTTACTTTGTGAAACAGATCCCTCAGGCAAGGGGTCAGTTTATATATTATTTGCATAATCGCTATTCAATTGGcaacaagaaaaccaaaagtGAAATCCTGGCATGTTTCACACCCGGTAATTACATTTCCTACTGGTGGGTTGTGGCTGAGGAGAATTTCTCCAGAAAGTTCATTACCCTGGCAACACCGAGAGAGGAAGACGCATGGatgctgttttcatttcacagcAGCTGTCAGTGAGAGAGTAGTCATGGTCTGCTCCCCAAACTTGTTCAGGACCCACCAACCATACCATTgcctctggcacagcaggaaggaaagCCTCAGTTCACTGTATGGGATCTTTCAGGGTGTTTGGTACAAAGACACTACTCTTTGATTTCATTCCCAAGCTCTTCCTCAGTTTTCTCCTAGAATAGAACTGAAACAATgacatgtccagagaagggcagtgaagcTGGGGAGGGTCGGGAGCACAGGTCTGATAAAgggtggctgagggagctggggttgttcagctgGGAAAAAGGTGGCTCAGGCATGACCTTATTACTCTCTACAACgacctgaaaggagggtgtagccaggtggaggtcagtctcttctcctgagtaacaagtgacagaagaggaaacagccttAAGTTGTACCAGAGGGGATTGagagattggatattaggaaaatttttttctccagcaggGTTGTCAAACACTTGAACAGCCTGGCCAGGAAATTAATGGAGGTATATATATCACATacatattatatttatattttatatggaTATTATAGTATATATAATACCCTGGaggcatttaaaagacatgtagatgtggcgtttagggacatagtttagtggtaggcttggcagtgctgggttaatggttgaactcttaaaggtctttcctaacctaaatgattctgtgatactatAATTCTGTCCCACCAGCTTCACTGTTTCCCAGCACCCACCTCCCACTCCCTGCATTACTTTTTAGCTCCAGAAGGCTTTTGGAAAATGGTCTACCTGATGGGAAACTGCCACCCCACTAAAGCAGAGGGTTAAGCAGTAGCAACCAGCCACTGAGCAACCCTGAGGATGAGGAAGGAAACCACTGACCTTAGAAATTGCTATATTAAATGCAcgtgcacaaacacacacacactcatctGGACCCATCTCCTCTTACCATGAGGATGAACGTCCCCAGTGCTTCTGCCAGCAGcaccctcccagtgctgctacGAACTCTGAGTGCCTTCCGaatcttcttcagcattttcctCTCCTATCGTGGATGGTAGACACGGTACTCCTGTTGTGACAACACACTTCATTGCACTGAGCCAAGTTAAGTTACCCTTTGAAACTTGGCACCCTCTATTCACCCCCAGACACGTTCATTCATTTGGTTAACAATGAACAAGCCAATAAAGCAGCAGCTGGCTTCAAAGTCTGCTCCCACACACATGCCATCCTTTAAAAGCTGTGTTATATGGATGCAATATTTCTGTTATTTGGGGCATTACAGGTCTTCGGTATCTGCCCAAGAGAAGTCTGTACGCAGACAGGTGGAGCTGTAAATACCCTTGGTGTGCTCTTATGCCTGTCTTTCTCAGTAACCTTTTCGACAGGAACTCAACCAGAATtttggctctgctctgcatgGTAACCCACCCACTGGTGTTTTGGTGCCAATTTTGTAAAGCAAATGGGATTAGAAGCGTTTGCCTGTTCAGTACTATTTGGATACCCATTCTGCACTGAGGGTGCTCTGCCTGGAGCCATTGTGCACTGCTATACCcagctgggaagagcagagtgcATTGCTTTAGGTTGAATATTTGCTCTTGTTGAATGCACCTGTGTATGCAGTTGCCATCACACTAGAGGAAAGCCTTGCCACCAGCCACCCTTATCTGTCCTTttgtgtggggcagggagaaACCCAGCTCAGCAATGGTCTCCAGAGACCTTCAATCTCACCTGGCTGCCAGAGCAGAACTATTGCTGTCCTGCTTCCTCCTCCATCTCCTGACTCCCTCTGCTTATCTCCCTCCTCACCAAATGCTCTTACCTCTCCACAGTGAGAACATTTTAATGCCTTGTTTTAATCATGGTAAAACTTACATCCACTGAACATTCAATACCTTTTCCTGTGAGCCTTTTCTCGTTTTTTGCTGGTTTCCTTCACCTTCCTCTAAGCCTGCTGCAGCTTCTCAGCGTGCCTCTGGAGAGGGCAGGTCTGTAGAGGTtaccagcagctgccccagtggGGACACAGTGCTGTGGTCATGCTGCCCCTGGCAttgcctccctctgctctgatGGGTGGGCAAAAGTTCATGAGTTTTCTTTCACCCACAGGACTCTCAGCAGCTGTATGGAAGAACCTGGGAAGCtgattttcctctctgctccacAGATGATTGCCTGTATTCTGGCAGGGAGAGTTTTATGCAATGGGGTAATCCCTCCTCCAGTGAGAGATTAGCTATTGACCCCAGTGAATGCCTGGATAAATGTGCAGTAAATTACTAGTCTGTCTCTGATTCTTAGGATCATTTAATTATGATGGATGATGATCATGTTACTTGGAAGGGTGTTCCTACAGCATATTTCTAATTGGGAAGCTTTTTGACCTGTGAGtctgtgagctgtgctgtggcacagaACAAGTGCCAGATAAATCTTTCTAGGTCACTTCATTCTCTGCCATGCAAGTGGAGCACAAACCTGGGCCCTGGAGCACCAGGTCGAGGTAGTGACAAGAGCATCACATTTCTTTTGCACCATTTCTTTATGTGTCACCTGATATCTGCATGTATTGGAGATCTCACAGTCTTTCTCAGATGAACAAGATGTAAGTGGGTCAATATTACCCACAACTGGAcctacaattttctttttcacccCTAGATCTCAGGAACCTTCCAAGTGGATTCTTTCCCTGTGGACAATGAAACCTACCTTCAGGTATGAACTATAGGCATCTCCATATTCTGATTTGGACTGAAAAATGGACAGTACTTCCTGGGAACACTAGGTTCCCATGGACTTGCAATCTTCTCAGGGAAAAAGGCAATCTCAGTTCACAGTAGAAATCTTTGGTTTGGTGATAATAGTTGAAGTATAATTCCCAATATTACCACCAAATTACCTAAAGCTCCAGTCCACTTCTAGGATGGCATTATGAATCACTAAATATGTCTCTTGccactgcttttccttttgttcaggTCATTCCACAAGATGGCACTGAGATATTAATATCTGCCTTAAAAGTTTTCCAAAGGGTTCCTCTGATGGCTGCTGAAAATGTGAGAACTGTTTAATTTTAGGGTTTCTCTCAGCAATTTTAGACATTAAAGTGATCACGATGTTCAAGGAGTGTAACAATAACAAAACCTACACCTTTCCATAGGGCACGTAGGTCAGAGCA
This region of Pithys albifrons albifrons isolate INPA30051 chromosome Z, PitAlb_v1, whole genome shotgun sequence genomic DNA includes:
- the LOC139684846 gene encoding aquaporin-7-like, which translates into the protein MLKKIRKALRVRSSTGRVLLAEALGTFILMVFGLSAVAQVILGKGLTGHYLSVNMAFGIGVTLGIHAAGGISGGHLNAAITIMEWILGNINWRQLIAYLIGQFLGSFMAAATVFGLYYDALYYYTNGNFTVTGPTATALIFSTYPSPNVSLLGAFFTEFTATVMLVLGIQVIHDEKNNAAMKGIQPLLTGFLVLGIGLGMGLNTGYAINPSRDLPPRIFTAIAGWGTEVFTAAQHWWWIPVTAPVLGCLTGALIYRLFIDFHNQPDEEIENKKELRGVESSTL